The following coding sequences are from one Kogia breviceps isolate mKogBre1 chromosome X, mKogBre1 haplotype 1, whole genome shotgun sequence window:
- the XIAP gene encoding E3 ubiquitin-protein ligase XIAP — protein sequence MTFNSFEGSKTCVPADISKDEEFVEEFNRFKTFANFPSSSPVSASTLARAGFLYTGEGDTVRCFSCHAAVDRWQYGDSAVGRHRKVSPNCRFINGFYFENNAAQPTNPGVQNGQYKAENYLGSRNHFVLERPSETHADYLLRTGQVVDLSDTIYPRNPAMCSEEARLKSFQNWPDYAHLTPRELASAGLYYTGIDDQVQCFCCGGKLKNWEPCDRAWSEHRRHFPNCFFVLGRNFNIQSESDVVSSDRNFPNSTNPPRNPAMADYEARIITFGTWIYSVNKEQLARAGFYALGEGDKVKCFHCGGGLTDWKPSEDPWEQHARWYPGCRYLLEEKGQEYINNIHLTHSIEESLTRTAEKTPSLTKRIDDTIFQNPMVQEAIRMGFSFKDIKKIMEEKIQTSGSNYKSLEVLVADLVSAQKDNTQDEPGHTSLQKEISTEEQLRLLQEEKLCKICMDRNIAVVFIPCGHLVTCKQCAEAVDKCPMCYTVITFKQKIFMS from the exons ATGACTTTTAACAGTTTTGAAGGATCTAAAACTTGTGTACCTGCAGACATCAGTAAGGATGAAGAATTTGTAGAAGAGTTTAAtagatttaaaacttttgctaatTTTCCAAGTAGTAGTCCTGTTTCAGCATCAACACTAGCACGAGCTGGTTTTCTATACACTGGTGAAGGAGACACCGTGCGGTGCTTTAGTTGTCATGCAGCGGTAGATAGATGGCAGTATGGAGACTCAGCAGTTGGAAGACACAGGAAAGTATCCCCAAATTGCAGATTTATCAATGGCTTTTATTTCGAAAATAATGCTGCACAGCCTACAAATCCTGGTGTCCAAAATGGTCAGTACAAAGCTGAAAACTATCTGGGAAGCAGAAatcattttgttttagaaaggCCATCTGAGACTCATGCAGACTATCTTCTGAGAACTGGACAGGTTGTAGATTTATCAGACACTATATACCCAAGGAACCCTGCCATGTGTAGTGAAGAAGCTAGATTAAAGTCATTTCAGAACTGGCCAGACTATGCCCACTTAACCCCAAGAGAGTTAGCTAGTGCTGGACTCTACTACACGGGTATTGATGATCAAGTACAATGCTTTTGTTGTGGCGGGAAACTGAAAAATTGGGAACCTTGTGATCGTGCATGGTCAGAACACAGGCGACACTTCCCTAATTGCTTCTTTGTATTGGGCCGGAATTTTAATATTCAAAGTGAATCTGATGTCGTGAGTTCTGATAGGAATTTCCCGAATTCAACAAATCCTCCAAGAAATCCAGCCATGGCAGATTATGAAGCACGGATCATTACATTTGGGACGTGGATATACTCAGTTAACAAGGAGCAGCTTGCAAGAGCTGGATTTTATGCTTTAG GTGAAGGTGATAAAGTAAAGTGCTTTCACTGTGGAGGAGGGCTAACTGATTGGAAGCCCAGTGAAGACCCTTGGGAACAACATGCTAGGTGGTATCCAGG GTGTAGATACCTGTTAGAAGAGAAGGGACAAGAATACATAAACAATATTCATTTAACCCATTCAATTGAGGAGTCTCTG aCGAGAACTGCTGAAAAAACACCATCATTAACTAAAAGAATTG atgataCCATATTCCAAAATCCTATGGTACAAGAAGCTATACGAATGGGATTCAGTTTCAAggacattaagaaaataatggaGGAAAAAATTCAGACATCTGGGAGCAACTATAAATCACTTGAGGTTCTGGTTGCAGATCTAGTGAGTGCTCAGAAAGACAATACACAAGATGAACCAGGTCATACTTCATTACAGAAAG AGATTAGTACTGAAGAGCAGCTGAGGCTCCTGCAAGAGGAGAAGCTTTGCAAaatctgtatggatagaaatatTGCTGTAGTTTTTATTCCTTGTGGACATCTGGTCACTTGTAAACAGTGTGCTGAAGCAGTGGACAAATGTCCCATGTGCTACACAGTAATTACTTTCAAGCAAAAAATTTTTATGTCTTAA